The following proteins come from a genomic window of Crassostrea angulata isolate pt1a10 chromosome 1, ASM2561291v2, whole genome shotgun sequence:
- the LOC128179950 gene encoding meiotic recombination protein REC114-like, with product MIRAGKYKKMVWKIQRYARQKTVHKGGDSIEWEECDKHLTLELRIHQGNLTLTQDKTIRESYSLASPSPALRAVARGDTMLVIYKLKDNTHRFRVKFSGGENSCQECARQMSEFFPVKILPNSTETSQREVGESCTDKAVLEGEITLARMAEVVSGATTERLWTTYDRTRSMEGVKLNSLIKLCLADPSFPAYVEQVEKELKKVKDEMKA from the exons ATGATAAGAGcgggaaaatataaaaagatggTTTGGAAAATACAACGATATGCAAGACAGAAAACTGTTCACAAAGGGGGTGATTCCATTGAATGGGAA GAATGTGATAAACATTTAACCTTAGAGCTGAGGATTCACCAGGGAAACTTGACCTTGACCCAAGACAAAACAATCAGG GAGAGTTACAGCCTGGCTTCCCCCTCCCCCGCACTCCGGGCCGTGGCCAGGGGCGACACGATGCTGGTCATCTACAAACTCAAG GATAACACGCATCGATTTCGCGTGAAGTTTTCAGGGGGAGAAAACTCCTGCCAGGAGTGTGCGAGGCAGATGTCGGAGTTCTTTCCTGTGAAAATCTTGCCCAACTCGACCGAAACTTCACAG CGTGAAGTCGGCGAAAGCTGCACAGATAAGGCGGTGTTGGAGGGAGAAATCACACTGGCTAGAATGGCTGAG GTTGTTAGTGGAGCGACAACAGAGCGACTTTGGACGACGTACGACAGAACTCGATCGATGGAGGGCGTTAAACTGAACAGCCTCATCAAACTCTGCCTGGCTGATCCAAGCTTTCCTGCCTACGTGGAACAAGTTGAAAAGGAACTGAAAAAAGTCAAAGATGAGATGAAGGCCTAA
- the LOC128178235 gene encoding uncharacterized protein LOC128178235, whose product MHRYTQANNLVRYTMTSSSLVPTVCSNVTYTFQTENNFTAICAQNLFTTGSITIHPLEVFSVEMPSPRSQTWSNINPTTPGNENERLRSLTPGGNAPTPDLEMHRESFPAEGEPGNRVVDNTASKSSQSKSRTGKKRGRINSKEKSKADEKEKNKKKSKADGKENKKMVPSENPEIRALLQHNYPGRSDEDSLVCYICSDAFDEPVHLKNHIVNLHLRHIPIQEFAMCPACGLVCRSRSKFVEHALKSRNACRSLVKRKEKPATRKKREKR is encoded by the coding sequence ATGCACAGATATACGCAAGCAAACAATTTGGTGAgatatactatgacgtcatcttCTTTAGTGCCCACGGTATGTAGCAACGTGACCTATACTTTCCAAACAGAGAACAACTTTACAGCCATATGTGCACAAAATCTATTTACAACAGGCAGCATAACAATACATCCTCTTGAGGTATTTTCTGTTGAAATGCCTTCTCCGAGATCGCAAACTTGGTCCAACATTAATCCAACTACCCCAGGCAACGAAAATGAGAGACTTCGATCATTGACCCCCGGAGGAAATGCACCTACACCCGATTTGGAGATGCACCGTGAGTCTTTCCCTGCAGAGGGAGAACCGGGGAATAGAGTCGTTGACAATACTGCTAGTAAGAGTTCCCAGAGTAAAAGCAGAACAGGAAAGAAAAGGGGCAGAATAAATTCCAAAGAGAAGAGTAAGGCAGATGAGAAAGAGAAGAACAAAAAGAAGAGCAAGGCGGATGGAAAAGAGAACAAAAAAATGGTTCCATCTGAGAATCCCGAGATCCGCGCCCTGCTCCAGCACAACTACCCTGGTAGAAGCGATGAAGATAGCCTTGTCTGTTATATCTGCTCTGATGCGTTCGATGAACCTGTTCATCTCAAGAACCACATCGTAAACCTCCACCTACGTCATATCCCGATCCAGGAGTTCGCCATGTGTCCGGCCTGTGGACTGGTCTGTAGGTCGCGCTCAAAGTTTGTAGAGCACGCTCTCAAGTCCAGGAATGCTTGCCGATCTTTGGTAAAACGCAAAGAAAAACCGGCAACtcggaaaaaaagagaaaaaaggtGA
- the LOC128155977 gene encoding uncharacterized protein LOC128155977 yields MEYLSNVESLTKKYLDKRSAGPSTSNEPTPNSNTSKDDARSSTSPKTRINDDDDTPCFGNDCSEDNVDTEKKGRLEWGIYMSRKLLSIYKENADTLQTTRNKRKVWDEIAAALPQETSRNINITGEQARERFYTLKRGYRKYVLESNKSGNKRPRPFLLEKEMEEILAKDPTFAPVAARGSLTKTGTEDSDEEEDDESQVNTTPPPEKRRKKNKTEELRKILEERDDKFLNTLREMQESQNAVLNKIIEKLS; encoded by the coding sequence ATGGAATATCTCAGCAATGTGGAAAGTTTGACGAAAAAGTACCTAGACAAAAGGTCTGCAGGTCCCAGTACCAGCAATGAGCCCACGCCTAACAGCAACACTAGCAAGGATGATGCACGTTCATCCACCAGCCCCAAGACCAGAATCAATGATGACGATGATACCCCATGCTTTGGGAATGACTGCAGTGAGGACAACGTGGACACAGAAAAGAAGGGAAGACTAGAATGGGGTATCTACATGTCCAGAAAACTTCTTTCCATCTACAAGGAGAATGCAGACACATTGCAGACAACCAGAAACAAAAGGAAAGTATGGGATGAGATAGCTGCAGCCCTCCCTCAAGAGACCTCCAGAAATATTAACATCACAGGGGAGCAAGCAAGAGAAAGGTTTTATACTTTGAAAAGAGGATACAGAAAATATGTTTTGGAATCAAATAAGTCAGGAAACAAGAGGCCACGACCTTTCCtccttgaaaaagaaatggaaGAAATTCTTGCGAAAGACCCGACATTTGCTCCAGTAGCAGCTAGAGGCTCTCTTACTAAAACTGGCACCGAGGATTCAGATGAGGAAGAGGATGACGAATCACAGGTTAACACAACTCCGCCCCCAGAAAAAAGGAGGAAGAAGAACAAAACAGAGGAATTGCGCAAAATCTTAGAAGAAAGGGACGACAAGTTTTTGAATACTCTCCGGGAAATGCAGGAATCGCAAAATGCTGTATTgaacaaaataattgaaaagcTTTCTTAA
- the LOC128179942 gene encoding mitochondrial fission factor-like, protein MSDEEFPRPRVQSMPSDYSDVQPESYDPDFISQISSKMQVPYSLVGVEGVRPENRGVSEPDLTSFTDMRVPDRIMVAGEGKHLGGRHGFQELDLDKTGPYMHYVGLRTPPRTLTMEETMNFPMLEEKYEEERDTNLSQNHSSRQFVPNGEVHSRQPIPFLPGDSINDSLLMNDLDENTQLRNAVAKLTRRVQDLEDNDKTRSYILYPTVLVLSLKLLYDVFIKSK, encoded by the exons ATGAGTGACGAG gAGTTTCCCCGCCCTCGGGTACAGAGCATGCCCTCAGACTACAGTGATGTCCAGCCGGAATCCTACGATCCCGACTTCATCAGTCAGATCAGCAGCAAAATGCAAGTGCCCTACAGTCTGGTGGGAGTGGAGGGGGTCAGACCAGAGAACCGGGGGGTGTCAGAGCCCGATCTCACCTCCTTCACAGACATGAGGGTCCCTGACAGAATCATGGTGGCAG GTGAAGGAAAACACCTTGGAGGCAGGCATGGGTTTCAAGAGTTAGACCTAGACAAAACAGGACCATATATGCACTATGTTGGACTTCGGACACCTCCTAGAACCTTGACGATGGAAGAGACGATGAACTTTCCAATGTTAGAGGAGAAATATGAAGAGGAGAGGGATACCAACTTGTCACAGAATCATTCCTCTCGCCAATTCGTACCCAATGG AGAGGTGCATTCGAGGCAGCCTATTCCTTTCCTACCTGGCGACTCCATCAATGATTCGCTGTTAATGAACGACTTGGATGAGAATACGCAGTTGAGAAACGCAGTAGCCAAGCTCACGCGTCGTGTGCAGGATTTAGAGGACAATGATAAGACGCGATCCTACATTCTGTATCCCACCGTACTAGTTCTGTCACTCAAACTACTGTACGACGTCTTTATCAAATCCAAATGA
- the LOC128178131 gene encoding uncharacterized protein LOC128178131 isoform X2: MGINKGRKSRGRRMKLTEAGDLTFLVHKVPQTEPFVWKKPVVRSQSLQVPSATFNTRPLCQLIRIHKTPAVTLTESFHQVNEDDSAVLNYDEKRPESRVVKTTMGKLYRDKKYLQDLVVDDKFPAVMGSAGSPVGDMAEDGLNFLLDRAAYWDRLGPLPPPPPARRFRSRFSGSTMSVNSMDSYKTTDTKSTWKSTDSIQTFKTAKSTRRSSSSKADKASSKPDPSQVEFKFPSIKLFDEFHQRKMTEILEEQETEAVENSKTSEPETDQSQEDTAKKSLIDFMNKEMNAIDEDFSSNKFRRVQDRCKACLELLGRYSDSDVPEKFEMISDLYSYLGNATMQLGNLDLALEYHQMDLTIGDQLDKRNIRYRALGNTGRVLMMKGKYNKALDMFTRKAPLCITPRETASLFHEIGNCFLMLNNFHSSREAGRKSLKAAEESGNVQQQLQACVLVGLAEVNMKKYEKAHGSFERALDHAKSLGDERAEIAMKKALVDVNRKIALKLRKRNNAQHEQVSHTYSESDVTTARTSVMVE, from the exons ATGGGGATCAACAAAGGCCGGAAGAGTCGGG GAAGACGAATGAAACTAACGGAGGCAGGGGATCTTACTTTTCTGGTCCATAAAGTG CCACAGACAGAGCCCTTTGTGTGGAAGAAGCCGGTCGTCAGATCCCAGAGCCTTCAAGTTCCGAGCGCCACCTTTAACACTCGGCCGCTGTGTCAACTGATCCGTATCCACAAGACGCCGGCAGTGACCTTGACCGAGTCATTCCACCAGGTCAACGAGGACGACAGCGCCGTGCTGAATTACGACGAGAAGAGGCCCGAGAGTCGCGTCGTCAAGACGACCATGGGCAAGTTGTATAGGGACAAGAAATATCTACAGGACTTGGTTGTGGACGATAAATTCCCGG CTGTCATGGGTAGCGCCGGAAGCCCGGTTGGAGACATGGCGGAAGACGGTCTCAACTTCCTGTTAGATCGCGCTGCCTACTGGGATAGGCTAGGACCACTTCCACCTCCACCACCAGCGAGGAGATTCCGGAGTCGTTTCAGCGGCAGTACGATGTCTGTCAATTCCATGGATAGTTACAAAACCACGGACACCAAAAGCACGTGGAAGTCCACAGACTCCATCCAAACGTTTAAAACCGCCAAATCAACCAGACGTTCATCAAGCAGTAAAGCAGATAAAGCGAGCTCCAAGCCTGACCCCAGCCAAGTAGAATTCAAATTCCCTTCCATAAAACTATTTGACGAGTTTCATCAAAGGAAAATGACAGAAATATTGGAGGAACAGGAAACAGAAGCTGTTGAGAACAGTAAAACTTCAGAACCGGAGACGGATCAAAGTCAGGAAGATACAGCCAAAAAATCACTGATAGATTTcatgaataaagaaatgaatgcAATTGACGAAG ATTTCAGTTCAAACAAATTCCGACGTGTCCAGGACCGATGCAAGGCGTGTCTTGAACTTTTGGGCCGATATTCTGATTCCGACGTCCCCGAGAAGTTCGAAATGATTTCAGATCTATACAGTTACCTTGGCAACGCCACAATGCAGCTGGGGAACTTGGACCTTGCCCTTGAATATCATCAGATGGATCTAACAATAGGGGACCAGCT AGACAAAAGGAACATAAGGTACAGAGCTCTTGGAAACACCGGGCGTGTATTAATGATGAAAGGGAAATATAACAAGGCCCTCGATAT GTTTACCAGAAAAGCACCACTCTGTATCACACCCCGGGAGACGGCCTCTTTGTTCCACGAGATCGGAAATTGTTTCCTGATGCTGAACAACTTTCACAGCTCCAGAGAAGCCGGTCGCAAGTCGCTAAAAGCTGCAGAGGAGTCTGGGAACGTACAACAACAGCTTCAAGCATGCGTATTAGTGGGGTTGGCTGAAG TTAACATGAAAAAATACGAAAAGGCCCATGGTTCCTTCGAGAGAGCTTTGGATCATGCGAAATCACTTG GCGACGAGAGGGCAGAAATAGCGATGAAAAAGGCGCTGGTCGACGTCAACAGAAAAATCGCGCTAAAGCTCAGAAAACGCAACAACGCCCAACATGAACAGGTCTCGCATACGTACTCGGAATCTGACGTCACTACTGCCAGAACATCCGTCATGGTGGAATAA